The sequence below is a genomic window from Oceanivirga salmonicida.
TTGGAAAAAGAGCAAGGCTTAGATATTCTACTATAGAAAACTGGTCTAGAAATATGTATAACTTAAATACTAAAAGAGCAGTAGTTGATACTGATGGTGTAATAGAATGGATTTCAGGTTCATTTGGTTCAAAAGTATCTATGCTATACCCTATGAGTATATTAAAAGGGGAAAGATCAAGATCAGAGTATACTGGTGTAACTTTTGCAGCAGCGGGTCAATATCTTGATACTGGTTGTAAAACTATACATGCAGCATCTTATACTTCATCTAAAGTAAACTCTAAATCTATTTCTAAAAATGGTGGTTGGTGTGGTTATAGAAGCTTATTAAAAGTATTACCAGGTGTTAAAAGAGTAAAAGCAACCGCTGAATGTGAATCATTAATGTTAGATGATATGAGTAAATCAGATACTATACCAACTATAGTAGTTAATACTGATGATATAGATATAGGGCACGAAGCATCTATTGGTAGAATATCTGATGATGCTATATTTTATCTAATGCAAAGAGGTTTAACAGCAGATGAGGCTAAGGCAATGATAATAAGAGGATTTGTTGAACCAATTTCTAAGGAATTACCTTTGGAATATGCAGTAGAATTAAATAGATTAATTGAAATTGAATTAGAAGGAACGATAGGTTAATGAGATATGAAGAAATGAAAAAACCAGTGTGGAAAAGATTAGAATACACAGTGGTAGATACGATAACTAAAAAAGAATTTTCTAATGAAAATATATCTTTAATTAATATAGATAAAGATGGTATTATTTTAAATAAAATTGATTTAGAAAGACCCGCAGAATATAGGGGGCTTGGAGAATATTTTGAAGTAGAAAATACTCAAATGCTAAATCATAAATTAGGAATAACTATTACTAAAAATATAGAAGATATGATAGTTATTAGATATAATTTGGATAAAAATAATGATATTTTAGTAAATGGTATAAGTATAAATGTTGAAGAAAATGCAAGTGCTAAAATATTAATATATTATGATACAAAAGATGAAAGTTTTTGTTACCATAATGGTTATATCAAAGTTAATGCAGGTAAAAACTCAAATTTAGAATTAATAACTTTACAAAATATGAATGGAAATTCAAAAAACTTTACACAAACTGATTTTATAAATCATGAAGATAGTAATGTAGAATATTATGATTTAGAATTAGGTTCAGGAGTTAATGCTGTTGCATCTAAATCTAGACTTATAGGAGATAGAGCAAATATGCTTTACGTTCCTGCATATTTAGTAGATGAAAAAAGAAAAGCAGATTTTGAATATTCATTATTATTCCATGGTAAATACTGTAATGGAGATATTGAAGGTAGGGGAACTACAAAAGATTATGGACATAAAGTATTTAGGGGAAATATATATTTTTATAAGGGTTGTAGTAAATCTACGGCTAGTGAAGGAGAATTTTCTATATTATTAGATGACACTATAACAATACATGCAATACCCGCTATGTTATGTGATGAAGATGATGTTGTAGGAGCACATGCAGCATCTGTTGGTAAAGTTGATGAAGATAGACTATTTTACCTTATGTCAAGGGGATTTAGTGCAAAAGAAGCCAAAAAAATTGTTGTGGAGTCAACATTTAGACCTATATTTGAAAAAATTGAAATTGAAGATATAAAAGAAGAAATGTTTGAAGAAATTAAAAGAAGAATGTTGTAGGAGAACTACTATGAATAAGAATATAAGAAATCATTTTCCAATATTAAAAAATAAAGATATTGCATACTTAGATAGTGCAGCAACTACACAAAAACCCAATCTTGTTATAGAAGATATTAAAGAGTATTATGAGAATTTTAATGCAAACGCAGGCCGTGGGACACATGAACTAGCGATGATATCTAAATCAATAATAGAAAATACAAGAGAAAAAATAAAAGAATTTGTTAATTGTAAAGAGACAGGAGAAGTAGTATTTACAAAAAATTGTACAGAAGCAATAAATTTAGTTGCATATTCATATGGTCTTAATTTTTTAAAAAAGGGTGATGAAATCATATTAGGTATATCAAATCATCATTCTAATATAGTACCTTGGCAATATATAGCAAGAAAAAAAGGCGTAAAGATAAAATACATATATTTGGATAAAAATGGACAATTAGATTTAAATGACTATAAGTATAAACTTAATGAAAATACTAAATTAGTCGCTATATCATCTGTTGTTAATACAACTGGAATAATACAAAATTATAAGCAAATAATTGAATTAGCACATAAAAAAAATGTTTTAGTATTGCTAGACGTAGCACAAGCCATAGTACATTTTGAACAAAATTTTGATAAATGGAATCCAGACTTCATGGTCTTTTCAGGACACAAAATGTTTTCTAGTTTTGGTGTTGGAGTATTGGTCGCTAAAAAAGAATTATTAGAAAAGATGCCACCATTTATACTTGGTGGAGATATGATAGAGTATGTAGAAGAACAAAAATCTACTTATGCTAAAGTACCAACTAAATTTGAAGGGGGAACTTTAAATTCGGCAGCTATATCATCTTTATCAAGAGCCATTGACTATATTAGAACTATAACATATAAAGAAATAGAAAATGTAGAAAATTTACTTATGATGGAATTAATGTTTAAATTGACAAAACTTAATTTTGTAGAAATTTATTATACTGAAAATATAGATAGGGTGGCAGTAATATCATTTAATGTAAAAGGTGTACATTCACATGATACTGCATTTATTTTAGATCAACATAATGTTGCAGTTAGATCAGGGCATCATTGTACAGCACCACTATTGAAATATATGGGTGTAAATTCAACATGTCGTATAAGTTTAGGTATATATAATAATAGTGATGATATTGATAAATTAATATATGGATTAAAGCAAGTAAAAGAGGTATTTAAATTATGAATTTAGAAAAAATATATAGTCAAACAATTTTAGACTATAATTCTAGAAAAGATTTAAAAAGAGAAATTGA
It includes:
- the sufD gene encoding Fe-S cluster assembly protein SufD is translated as MRYEEMKKPVWKRLEYTVVDTITKKEFSNENISLINIDKDGIILNKIDLERPAEYRGLGEYFEVENTQMLNHKLGITITKNIEDMIVIRYNLDKNNDILVNGISINVEENASAKILIYYDTKDESFCYHNGYIKVNAGKNSNLELITLQNMNGNSKNFTQTDFINHEDSNVEYYDLELGSGVNAVASKSRLIGDRANMLYVPAYLVDEKRKADFEYSLLFHGKYCNGDIEGRGTTKDYGHKVFRGNIYFYKGCSKSTASEGEFSILLDDTITIHAIPAMLCDEDDVVGAHAASVGKVDEDRLFYLMSRGFSAKEAKKIVVESTFRPIFEKIEIEDIKEEMFEEIKRRML
- a CDS encoding SufS family cysteine desulfurase; the encoded protein is MNKNIRNHFPILKNKDIAYLDSAATTQKPNLVIEDIKEYYENFNANAGRGTHELAMISKSIIENTREKIKEFVNCKETGEVVFTKNCTEAINLVAYSYGLNFLKKGDEIILGISNHHSNIVPWQYIARKKGVKIKYIYLDKNGQLDLNDYKYKLNENTKLVAISSVVNTTGIIQNYKQIIELAHKKNVLVLLDVAQAIVHFEQNFDKWNPDFMVFSGHKMFSSFGVGVLVAKKELLEKMPPFILGGDMIEYVEEQKSTYAKVPTKFEGGTLNSAAISSLSRAIDYIRTITYKEIENVENLLMMELMFKLTKLNFVEIYYTENIDRVAVISFNVKGVHSHDTAFILDQHNVAVRSGHHCTAPLLKYMGVNSTCRISLGIYNNSDDIDKLIYGLKQVKEVFKL